A single genomic interval of Chitinophaga sp. 180180018-3 harbors:
- a CDS encoding TerD family protein, translating into MAIDLQKGQRISLEKSNGSKLQHVCVGINWGAIEKKALFGLSKTKEAVDLDASCALFNEQKQLQEVVYFGNLRSKDSAVMHSGDDLTGDLDGNDGLDNEVITLDLSRINPAVSYVAFVLNSFRGHDFGIIPFASIRIYEGTPSRVNEVFAKYDIAGNSGFAGHVSMIMGVFYKKNGEWKFNAIGEPTKDKKLQETVNTVAMNYL; encoded by the coding sequence ATGGCAATAGATCTTCAAAAAGGACAGCGTATCAGCCTGGAAAAATCCAATGGCAGCAAGTTACAGCATGTTTGTGTAGGTATCAACTGGGGCGCCATTGAAAAAAAGGCCCTCTTTGGTTTGAGCAAAACCAAGGAAGCGGTAGACCTGGACGCCAGCTGCGCCCTTTTCAATGAACAAAAGCAATTACAGGAAGTAGTATATTTTGGCAACCTGAGATCAAAGGACAGTGCAGTTATGCATAGTGGCGACGATCTGACGGGTGACCTGGATGGCAACGACGGGCTCGACAATGAGGTGATCACCCTCGATCTGTCGCGCATCAACCCGGCTGTCAGCTATGTGGCATTTGTGCTAAACAGCTTCAGGGGCCACGATTTCGGCATTATTCCCTTCGCTTCTATCCGCATCTACGAAGGCACGCCTTCCCGCGTGAACGAAGTATTCGCCAAATACGACATTGCCGGTAACTCGGGCTTTGCAGGACATGTATCTATGATCATGGGCGTATTTTACAAGAAGAATGGCGAATGGAAATTCAATGCCATCGGCGAACCTACAAAAGATAAAAAACTGCAGGAAACCGTGAATACCGTGGCGATGAATTACCTGTAG
- a CDS encoding TerC family protein, translated as MNELIQHIIDNPIPSLIVVGNLIIIESLLSVDNAAVLATMVMDLPEKQRDRALKYGILGAYLFRGLAMVFASFLIKIWWLKPIGGLYLLYLTYSWWKEQKSKGDKEEEEENIDKGKNWLYKSTVGAIGPFWATVALVELMDMAFSIDNIFAAVAFTDNIILVCLGVFIGILAMRFVAQAFVRLMTKFAFLEAAAFIVIGILGIKLTLSIYEHFFPESGLTRFLESSQADVLTSILTVAIFIVPIVTSALLNVPKRSNTAAKAKE; from the coding sequence ATGAATGAATTGATTCAGCACATCATTGACAATCCCATACCCAGCCTGATAGTTGTGGGCAATCTTATTATTATTGAGAGCTTGTTGTCGGTAGATAATGCAGCTGTACTGGCTACTATGGTAATGGATTTGCCGGAAAAGCAACGTGATCGTGCCCTTAAATATGGTATTCTCGGGGCTTATCTGTTTCGTGGGTTAGCCATGGTGTTTGCATCTTTCCTTATCAAAATCTGGTGGCTCAAGCCAATCGGCGGTCTTTACCTGTTGTACCTGACTTATAGCTGGTGGAAAGAACAGAAGTCGAAGGGAGATAAGGAAGAAGAGGAGGAGAATATAGATAAAGGAAAGAACTGGCTCTATAAAAGCACCGTGGGTGCTATTGGCCCCTTCTGGGCTACAGTGGCCCTGGTAGAGCTGATGGATATGGCTTTTTCCATTGACAATATCTTTGCGGCGGTAGCCTTTACGGACAATATTATCCTCGTTTGCCTCGGAGTGTTTATCGGGATCCTCGCCATGCGGTTTGTGGCACAGGCTTTCGTGCGACTGATGACGAAATTCGCCTTTCTGGAGGCGGCAGCCTTTATCGTAATTGGCATCCTGGGCATAAAACTGACGCTTTCCATTTACGAACATTTCTTCCCGGAATCCGGCCTTACCCGTTTCCTGGAGAGCTCCCAGGCCGATGTGCTTACTTCCATCCTGACCGTGGCCATATTCATTGTGCCGATCGTTACGTCGGCCCTGCTGAATGTGCCCAAGAGGAGCAATACTGCTGCTAAAGCAAAAGAGTAG
- a CDS encoding toxic anion resistance protein encodes METNPITPTDQTLPMVRMDKEGNVNTSGLTPAETQKYGDLNKSLVTSDVNSILNYGTEIQNSMEKYSNEFLTSVRTYNSGEVGGLINDLLTELNYIDVDELNQSGFKSFLSKVPFLKKIVFDAQKLFQKYDTVISNVDKITNKIKAGRINSLKDNSSLQTMFDSNVSYIKQMEDLIVSGQLKYNELTEKLAEMEANAGNYNDYEIADLRDFVTRLDKRLADMKIVRFIMLQSLAQIRVVQNNNTSIAEKAQSIVSTTIPVWKNQLTIAVALQRQKANVEMQRKVSETTNTILQKNAELLKQNSIEVARENEKTVVSIDTLKRTTASLIETLNEVKKIHEQGTENRKALNGELQNLETELKKNVTNVR; translated from the coding sequence ATGGAAACAAATCCAATTACCCCCACCGATCAGACACTTCCCATGGTGAGAATGGACAAGGAAGGTAATGTTAATACTTCCGGTCTTACTCCCGCCGAAACCCAGAAATACGGGGATCTGAACAAATCCCTGGTTACGTCTGATGTTAACTCCATCCTGAATTATGGCACTGAGATACAGAATTCAATGGAGAAATACAGCAATGAGTTTCTGACTTCTGTTCGTACTTATAACTCCGGCGAAGTGGGCGGCCTGATCAACGACCTGCTGACCGAGTTGAATTATATCGACGTGGACGAGCTTAACCAGAGCGGCTTTAAGAGCTTCCTCTCAAAAGTGCCGTTCCTGAAGAAAATAGTTTTCGACGCGCAAAAGCTTTTCCAGAAATACGATACCGTTATCAGCAACGTCGATAAGATCACCAATAAGATCAAGGCTGGCCGTATCAATTCGCTGAAAGACAATTCTTCCCTGCAAACGATGTTCGACAGCAATGTTTCTTACATTAAGCAGATGGAAGACCTGATTGTTTCCGGGCAGCTGAAATACAACGAACTGACGGAGAAACTGGCGGAAATGGAAGCCAATGCAGGCAACTACAACGATTATGAAATTGCGGATCTGAGAGATTTCGTTACCCGCCTCGATAAAAGGCTGGCCGATATGAAGATCGTCCGCTTCATTATGCTGCAATCGCTCGCCCAGATCAGGGTGGTGCAAAACAATAACACTTCCATCGCGGAGAAGGCGCAGTCGATCGTTTCCACTACCATCCCTGTATGGAAAAACCAGCTGACCATCGCAGTGGCCCTGCAACGACAGAAAGCCAATGTGGAAATGCAGCGCAAGGTGTCTGAAACCACCAATACTATCCTGCAGAAAAATGCCGAGCTGCTGAAACAGAACAGCATTGAAGTAGCGAGGGAGAATGAAAAAACAGTGGTATCTATCGATACCCTGAAGCGAACTACCGCATCGCTGATCGAAACACTGAACGAGGTGAAGAAAATCCACGAACAGGGTACCGAAAACAGGAAAGCACTGAATGGTGAACTGCAGAACCTGGAAACCGAACTGAAGAAAAATGTGACAAACGTTCGCTAA